The sequence CTGCCGAGCGCGTCGTTCTGAACAACCTGAAAAGTCACTGATGAGCGCGACCTGCAACATCGTTGTGCTCATATCGGGATCGGGCAGCAACCTGCAGGCCCTGATCGACAGCCTCGACGCCGACAACCCGGCACGCATCTGCGCGGTTGTTTCCAATCGTGCAGAAGCCTTCGGACTGCAACGCGCGCAGGCTGCGGGCATTGCCACGCACTTGGTACGGCACAAGGACTACGCCGACCGGGAAGCCTTCGATGCGGCGTTGATGGATATCATCGACACGCATCAGCCAAATCTGGTGGTGCTGGCGGGGTTCATGCGTATCCTCACCCCCGGCTTCGTGCGCCACTTCCAGGGCCGGTTGCTCAACATACACCCGTCGCTGTTGCCGAAATACAAAGGTCTGGATACCCATCGCCGGGCGCTGGATGCTGGCGATTGCGAGCATGGCTGCAGCGTCCATTTCGTCACCGAGGAACTCGATGGTGGCCCCGTGGCCATTCAGGCTGCGTTTACCGTCGAGCCCGGCGACAGCATCGACAAACTCACCGAGCGGGTGCATGCGGCCGAGCATGTCATCTATCCTCTGGCCGTTCGCTGGTTCGCCGAGGGCCGCTTGCGCCTCGCCGAACAAGGCGCGATGCTGGACGAAACCCTGCTGCCGGCTACCGGCCATCTGTTACGAATCTAGGAGATATTATGCGTCGCGCCTTGCTGCTCGCTCTCGCCGTACTGGCTCTGCCGGTCCAGGCTCTAGAGCTCAAGCCCTTCTCCGCCAGCTACACCGCCGACTGGAAACAGGTGCCGGTCAGTGGCACCGCCCAGCGCAGCCTGGAAAAGCTCGACGGTGATACCTGGCAGCTGGATTTCGAAGCCTCCATGTTGGTGGCCAGCTTCAACGAGCGCAGCACCTTCAAGGTCGAAGGCGATACCTTCATTCCGCAGAAGTATCGGCTCAAGCGCAGCGGGCTCGGCAAAGGCAAGGTCATCAAGCACGACTTCGACTGGGCCGCGAAGCAGGTCGTCGGAGAAGACCGTGGTGATCCCATCAAGCTGCCGCTCAACCGCGGCCTGCTGGACAAATCCACCTACCAGATCGCCCTTCAGCAGGCCGTAGCGGCCGGCGAGAAGAGCATGAGCTATCAGGTCGTCGACGGGGATGAAATCGAAACCTACGATTTCCGTGTCCTCGGCGAAGAGAAGGTCAGTACCAAAGCCGGGCAGGTGGATGCGATCAAGGTCGAACGCGTGCGTGACCCGACCCAGAGCAAGCGTCAGACGATTCTCTGGTTCGCCACCGACTGGGATTACCTGCTGGTCCGCCTGCATCAGGTGGAAAAGGACGGCAAGGAATACCAGATCATGCTTGATGAAGGCACCGTCGGCGGCAAAGCCGTGAAAGGTGACTGATTTCACCTGCGCCAGCTCGCTGGCGCAGCTTCACTCGCTGCAATACCGAGCCCATCGATGACTTGCTACCGCGCCCTGATGTTCGCCCTGCTGCCGGTTTTCGCAGGCTGCCAATCCATGCCCTGGAACCATCAACCGCCCGGGCAACCGATCGAACGGCTACAGGGTGAGGTCACGCGTAGCGAGGGCAAGCTCTTGCTGCGCACCTGCCAGGGCGAGCGACAGGTAGAGCTACTCGACTCGCAAGCGACGGGTTTCGGTGACGATGCACAAGCGCTGTGGGCTGACGGCAGCGCGCCCTTATTCGCCGACGTCCGTGGCCGACTGGTCTCACGAGCCAACGGCAACGCACAGCTGCAATTGACCCAGATCTACCGCCTCGAGGGCGATGGCCACGGCTGCAACGCCCGCGAGTTCGACCAGCTCACCCTCCGTGCTGGCGGCCACGAGCCGGGCTGGAGTATGCGGATCACGAATCAAGGCATGCTGCTCCAACGCCCGGATCAGCCCCCCTTGGCCCTTCCCTTTCTGGAAGAACAGTTGCCGGGCGGGCAAACCAGCTTTAGCAGCGAGGCGAACAACCAGCGCCTCGATCTATGGGTAGCTCCGCAACGCTGCGTCGACAGCGCCACCGGCGCGGTCACCCACCTGACAGCCGAGCTGCGCCTGGACGACCAGACCCTGCGCGGCTGCGCCTATTACGGTGGTGCACGTAGCGAATGAATCTGTCGAAGCGTGAATCAGCACGCTTCCCGAAGTCTCGAAGACCACGACCATGAATGATGACCTTTCCCTCCTGCAGCCCTATCCATTCGAGAAGCTGCGCACCTTGCTCGCTGGCGCCCAGCCGCCGGTCGAGAAGCGCCCGATAGCCTTGTCGATCGGGGAGCCGAAGCACCCTTCCCCCGATTTCGTCGCCCAGGCGCTGGCCGCCAATCTCGATCAACTGGCGGTTTACCCTTCCACGCTCGGCATACCGGCGCTGCGCGAATCGATCGCCCGCTGGGCCGAGAAGCGCTTCGGCGTCGCACCTGGCGGCATCGACCCGGCCCGCCATGTGCTGCCGGTCAACGGCACCCGTGAAGCCCTGTTCGCATTCACCCAGGCCGTAGTCAACCGCGGCACCGATGCGCTGGTGGTCAGCCCGAATCCTTTCTATCAGATATACGAAGGCGCCACGCTGCTGGCCGGTGCCACGCCGCACTACCTGCCCTGCACAGCCGAGAACGGTTTCAACCCCGATTTCGATGCGGTCTCGGCCAGCACATGGCAACGCACTCAAATCCTTTTCCTTTGCTCGCCCGGCAACCCGACCGGTGCGCTGGTGCCCCTCGACACACTGAAGAAACTGATCGCCCTGGCCGACCAGCATGATTTCGTCATCGCTGCGGACGAGTGCTATAGCGAGCTGTATTTCGATGAGGAGCAACCGCCGGCGGGACTACTCACCGCCTGCGCCGCACTTGGGCGCGATGATTTCAAGCGCTGTGTGGTCTTCCACAGCCTCTCCAAGCGCTCCAACCTGCCTGGGTTGCGCTCCGGATTCGTCGCTGGCGATGCCGAGATCCTCAAGGCGTTCCTGCTCTACCGCACCTACCACGGCTGCGCCATGCCGGTGCAGACACAGTTGGCCAGCATCGCCGCCTGGAGCGATGAAGAGCACGTCCAGGCCAACCGACAGCTCTACCGCGAGAAATTCGACGCCGTGCTGGACATCCTTACCCCGGTAATGGACGTGCAGCGCCCCGATGGCGGCTTCTATCTCTGGCCAAAAACGCCTGTCGACGACCAGCAATTCACCCGCGAGCTGTTCGCCCGTGAGCACGTTACCGTGGTGCCGGGTTCTTACCTGTCGCGCGAGGTACACGGCGTCAGCCCTGGAGCAGGGCGGGTGCGCATGGCGCTGGTCGCGCCGCTGGCCGATTGCGTCGAGGCCGCTGAGCGCATTCGCGCCTTCATTGCCACGCTATGACGAACAAGCCGGACGTCGAAACGTCCGGCTTGCGCTTCAGGCGACGCCCGGCGGGATCATGTCCTTGCCGTAGTCGCGCAGCTTCTCGAGGTTTTCCGGTTTCATGTGTTCCGGAATGTCCGTGGCGTTTTCATCACGCTCGTCACGCTCATCGATATCAGGCTTTTCGGGCTCGTTCATGGCGTCCTCCGTCAGATTGCGTTCTCTTCCCAGATTAGCTCACCGTCTTCACTGATCTCCCGGACCTTGGTCAGGGCCGCCTCGGCAGCGACATCGGCTTCGGACGCGAGATCATACCGTCGGCCATTGGCGACCTTGAATACGTGGGCATTTTCGTCGCTATCACGCCGCTTGACCGCGATCACCGCCTCGAATCCCTCATCGGCGGGAACGGCCGACGAAATGGCCTCATGGTTTTCGAAATGCTTGCGTGCCATACATGACCTCATCGTTGCGATTGTGAACAATGGACAACGTTCGGAGCGAAAAAGGTCGACCGCCGTACTGCCACTGAACCGAGCACCGTCGCAGTGACTCCATCTTTCAACAGTCGACGAGACCCTGACCATGGCCATGAACGAGACCTATACCGCCAGCGCACCTTCACGAGAAGAAATCGACGCCCTCGACGGCTTCACCCTTATCGAATTCGGTACCGACTGGTGCGGTCACTGTCGCGCCGCGCAGGCGCCATTGGCCAGTGTTCTGGCCGGCAAGCAGCTGCGTCATCTGAAGATCGAGGATGGCCCGGGACGTCCACTCGGGCGCTCATTCCGCGTCAAACTCTGGCCGACCCTGATCCTGATGCGTAACGGCGAAGAACTGGGCCGCGTGGTCCGCCCGACCAGCGCCCAGCCGATCGAGGCGCTGCTGCGTAACATCGAGGGCGCGACAAGCGGCTGACCCTCACCAGGACACAGCCCCCTCTGGCAAGCGGCAGGCTTCGCCTCATCGTGGCATAATCCGCGGTCCAGTTTGGCCGGAGAAAGCGGAGCCTGTTATGCCTGAACGAAACAACGGACTGTGCCTGTATGGCATCAAGGCGTGCGACACGATGAAAAAGGCCCGTACCTGGCTCGACCAGCAGGGGCTGAGCTATACCTTTCACGACTACAAGAGCGCTGGTATCGACCGCGCCCACCTCCAAGCCTGGTGCGAAGAGCATGGCTGGCAGACCGTACTCAACCGTGCCGGCACCACCTTCCGCAAACTGGACGATGCGCAGAAAGCCGATCTTGACCAAGCCAAGGCCATCGAATTGATGCTGGCCCAGCCGTCGATGATCAAGCGTCCGGTCCTCGACCTCGGCGACAAGACGCTGATCGGTTTCAAGCCGGATACCTACGCTGCCGAGCTGGCAGTCAAGAACTGAACTCGCACTCGAGACGAGTGCGATCGATTAAGGACTCCCCTATGAGCAACTCCCTCTTCAGCCTGGCGTTCGGCGTCGGCACCCAGAACCGTCAGGGCACCTGGCTGGAAGTCTTCTACGCGCAGCCGTTGCTGCGCCCGGCCGGTGAGCTGGTCGATGCCATCGCACCGCTGCTCGGCTATCAAGGCGGCAACCAGGCGATCTCCATCAGCACCACCCAGGCCGCGCAGCTGGCCGATGCGCTGAAGTCGATCGACGCCACCCAGCACGCGCTACTCACGCGCCTGGCCGAAAGCCAGCGCCCTCTGGTGGTGACCCTGCTGGCCGAAGATGCCGCGCTGACCTCAACGCCCGAGGCCTACCTCAAGCTGCACCTGATCTCCCATCGCCTGGTCAAGCCGCATGGCCTGAACCTGACCGGCATCTTCCCGCTGCTGCCCAACGTAGCCTGGACCAACCAGGGCGCGGTGGACCTGGCCGAACTGGCCGAACGCCAGCTTGAGGCACGCCTGAAGGGTTACCTGCTGGAAGTCGTCTCGGTCGACAAATTCCCGAAAATGACCGACTACGTGGTCCCGGCCGGCGTCCGTATCGCCGACAGCGCCCGGATCCGCCTCGGTGCCTACGTCGGCGAAGGCACTACCGTGATGCATGAAGGCTTCATCAACTTCAATGCCGGCACCGAAGGTCCGGGCATGATCGAAGGCCGCGTTTCGGCAGGTGTATTCGTCGGCAAGGGCTCGGATCTGGGCGGCGGTTGCTCGACCATGGGCACCCTGTCCGGCGGCGGCAACATCGTCATTTCCGTGGGCGAAGGTTGCCTGATCGGCGCCAACGCCGGCATCGGCATTCCGCTGGGTGACCGCAACACCGTCGAGTCAGGCCTGTACATCACCGCAGGTACCAAGGTGAACCTGCTCGACGAACAAGGCGAACTGGTCAAGGTGGTCAAGGCCCGTGAACTGGCCGGCCAGACCGACCTGCTGTTCCGCCGCAATTCGCTGACCGGCGCGGTCGAATGCAAAACGCACAAGTCCGCGATCGAGCTGAACGAAGCACTGCACGCGCACAACTAAGCTGAAACCGATCGAAGCGCTGGAGGCCCAAGGCTGACCAAGGAGCGACCCATGGCCGCTCCGCCACCAGCCTCAGCCGCTTCGGGCACAGAGCCATAGGACGAAAACGATGTCGCTTGTATCCCCCTGGCGTGCCGACTTCCCTGCCCTGGCCATCCTCGAGGCCCAAGGCCAGACCTATCTCGACAGTGCCGCCACTGCACAG comes from Stutzerimonas stutzeri and encodes:
- the purN gene encoding phosphoribosylglycinamide formyltransferase codes for the protein MSATCNIVVLISGSGSNLQALIDSLDADNPARICAVVSNRAEAFGLQRAQAAGIATHLVRHKDYADREAFDAALMDIIDTHQPNLVVLAGFMRILTPGFVRHFQGRLLNIHPSLLPKYKGLDTHRRALDAGDCEHGCSVHFVTEELDGGPVAIQAAFTVEPGDSIDKLTERVHAAEHVIYPLAVRWFAEGRLRLAEQGAMLDETLLPATGHLLRI
- a CDS encoding DUF3108 domain-containing protein, with translation MRRALLLALAVLALPVQALELKPFSASYTADWKQVPVSGTAQRSLEKLDGDTWQLDFEASMLVASFNERSTFKVEGDTFIPQKYRLKRSGLGKGKVIKHDFDWAAKQVVGEDRGDPIKLPLNRGLLDKSTYQIALQQAVAAGEKSMSYQVVDGDEIETYDFRVLGEEKVSTKAGQVDAIKVERVRDPTQSKRQTILWFATDWDYLLVRLHQVEKDGKEYQIMLDEGTVGGKAVKGD
- a CDS encoding COG3650 family protein; translation: MTCYRALMFALLPVFAGCQSMPWNHQPPGQPIERLQGEVTRSEGKLLLRTCQGERQVELLDSQATGFGDDAQALWADGSAPLFADVRGRLVSRANGNAQLQLTQIYRLEGDGHGCNAREFDQLTLRAGGHEPGWSMRITNQGMLLQRPDQPPLALPFLEEQLPGGQTSFSSEANNQRLDLWVAPQRCVDSATGAVTHLTAELRLDDQTLRGCAYYGGARSE
- the dapC gene encoding succinyldiaminopimelate transaminase; the encoded protein is MNDDLSLLQPYPFEKLRTLLAGAQPPVEKRPIALSIGEPKHPSPDFVAQALAANLDQLAVYPSTLGIPALRESIARWAEKRFGVAPGGIDPARHVLPVNGTREALFAFTQAVVNRGTDALVVSPNPFYQIYEGATLLAGATPHYLPCTAENGFNPDFDAVSASTWQRTQILFLCSPGNPTGALVPLDTLKKLIALADQHDFVIAADECYSELYFDEEQPPAGLLTACAALGRDDFKRCVVFHSLSKRSNLPGLRSGFVAGDAEILKAFLLYRTYHGCAMPVQTQLASIAAWSDEEHVQANRQLYREKFDAVLDILTPVMDVQRPDGGFYLWPKTPVDDQQFTRELFAREHVTVVPGSYLSREVHGVSPGAGRVRMALVAPLADCVEAAERIRAFIATL
- a CDS encoding thioredoxin family protein, which codes for MAMNETYTASAPSREEIDALDGFTLIEFGTDWCGHCRAAQAPLASVLAGKQLRHLKIEDGPGRPLGRSFRVKLWPTLILMRNGEELGRVVRPTSAQPIEALLRNIEGATSG
- a CDS encoding ArsC family reductase — its product is MPERNNGLCLYGIKACDTMKKARTWLDQQGLSYTFHDYKSAGIDRAHLQAWCEEHGWQTVLNRAGTTFRKLDDAQKADLDQAKAIELMLAQPSMIKRPVLDLGDKTLIGFKPDTYAAELAVKN
- the dapD gene encoding 2,3,4,5-tetrahydropyridine-2,6-dicarboxylate N-succinyltransferase, producing the protein MSNSLFSLAFGVGTQNRQGTWLEVFYAQPLLRPAGELVDAIAPLLGYQGGNQAISISTTQAAQLADALKSIDATQHALLTRLAESQRPLVVTLLAEDAALTSTPEAYLKLHLISHRLVKPHGLNLTGIFPLLPNVAWTNQGAVDLAELAERQLEARLKGYLLEVVSVDKFPKMTDYVVPAGVRIADSARIRLGAYVGEGTTVMHEGFINFNAGTEGPGMIEGRVSAGVFVGKGSDLGGGCSTMGTLSGGGNIVISVGEGCLIGANAGIGIPLGDRNTVESGLYITAGTKVNLLDEQGELVKVVKARELAGQTDLLFRRNSLTGAVECKTHKSAIELNEALHAHN